The following coding sequences lie in one Micromonospora sp. R77 genomic window:
- the otsB gene encoding trehalose-phosphatase has protein sequence MPPLNLGNQQPKTPLDAVHAWRTTAERAGDTVLFFDFDGTLAPVDDDPAAVQPAPKVLAALTALAPVVRRIAIVSARPVEFLRDHFGGLAGIDLYGLYGLEHSHSGGETVTEPAALPWVPTMAELADQARAELPPGVLVEFKRLSVALHWRTAPQLGEIVQEWGRARADRLGLRCQAGRMVLELKPPVDRDKGLVIGEIIRDAGGAWYFGDDVSDIKAFAALRARAAADPDFVGVCVAVANPETGHEVADAADLTLDSPAALGDFLTDALPHLT, from the coding sequence GTGCCGCCGTTGAATCTGGGCAACCAGCAGCCGAAGACCCCGTTGGACGCCGTGCACGCCTGGCGTACGACCGCCGAGCGTGCGGGCGACACCGTGCTCTTCTTCGACTTCGACGGCACGCTCGCGCCGGTCGACGACGACCCGGCCGCGGTCCAGCCCGCGCCGAAGGTGCTCGCCGCCCTGACCGCGCTCGCTCCCGTCGTACGCCGGATCGCGATCGTCTCCGCGCGACCGGTGGAGTTCCTCCGCGACCACTTCGGTGGGCTCGCCGGCATCGACCTCTACGGGCTGTACGGCCTGGAGCACAGCCACTCCGGCGGCGAGACGGTCACCGAGCCGGCCGCGCTGCCCTGGGTGCCGACCATGGCCGAGCTGGCCGACCAGGCCCGGGCCGAGCTGCCGCCGGGCGTCCTGGTCGAGTTCAAGCGGCTCTCCGTCGCCCTGCACTGGCGCACCGCGCCGCAGCTCGGCGAGATCGTGCAGGAGTGGGGCCGGGCCCGGGCCGACCGGCTCGGACTGCGCTGCCAGGCCGGCCGGATGGTGCTGGAGCTGAAGCCCCCGGTCGACCGGGACAAGGGCCTGGTCATCGGCGAGATCATCCGGGACGCCGGCGGGGCCTGGTACTTCGGCGACGACGTCTCCGACATCAAGGCCTTCGCCGCCCTGCGCGCGCGGGCCGCCGCCGACCCCGACTTCGTGGGCGTCTGCGTGGCGGTGGCGAACCCGGAGACCGGCCACGAGGTCGCCGACGCCGCCGACCTCACCCTCGACTCGCCCGCCGCCCTGGGCGACTTCCTGACTGACGCCCTCCCCCACCTCACCTGA